A stretch of Methanobrevibacter sp. YE315 DNA encodes these proteins:
- a CDS encoding thymidylate synthase, with amino-acid sequence MLSINQCYLDFVEKILKEGKETYKDSNHHLVESLGNFYIIDDPMDLKFRAKYQNYTTEMMLDDIKSGKFDIEGCPIKSDALYQYVQSVEDPDIINNTQGFVYTYPNRIFAHFDINQFESMKKRILTATGSNRAVAVTINPIEDAEEEDIPCLQFLQCLVRDNELTIHCIFRSNDIFGAFYSNMFFIAYLGLKMKEEVNKEIVGEKLNFGGVHYHSTSGHIYNTDLKAARKLIKANK; translated from the coding sequence ATGTTAAGTATTAATCAATGTTACTTAGATTTCGTGGAAAAAATCTTGAAGGAAGGAAAGGAAACTTATAAGGACTCAAATCACCATTTGGTTGAAAGTTTAGGGAATTTCTATATAATCGACGACCCTATGGATTTGAAATTCAGGGCAAAGTATCAAAACTACACAACAGAAATGATGCTTGACGACATCAAATCCGGAAAGTTCGACATTGAAGGATGCCCAATCAAAAGCGATGCGCTATACCAATATGTGCAATCCGTAGAAGACCCTGATATCATAAACAACACCCAAGGATTTGTCTACACTTACCCTAACCGTATCTTCGCACATTTTGACATTAATCAATTTGAAAGCATGAAAAAAAGAATCCTGACCGCTACCGGTTCAAACCGTGCTGTAGCAGTTACAATCAATCCAATCGAAGATGCTGAAGAAGAAGATATTCCATGCCTTCAATTCCTCCAATGCCTTGTGCGTGACAATGAATTGACAATCCACTGTATTTTCAGAAGCAATGACATTTTCGGAGCATTTTACTCAAACATGTTTTTCATTGCCTACTTGGGTCTTAAAATGAAAGAGGAAGTCAACAAGGAAATCGTCGGTGAAAAATTGAACTTCGGTGGAGTGCATTATCACTCAACATCCGGACATATCTATAATACTGACTTAAAAGCAGCCCGTAAATTAATAAAAGCAAATAAATAA
- a CDS encoding DUF4013 domain-containing protein, whose product MSVIEVISDAIAYPFSDIKKYLIVGVLTLLAGFYSVLGSFGIDNSILMLLAILVSIVFALILSGYGLQVIKKGIQHSNEIPDIDPVTNLVDGIKVLIIGIVYYIIPVIIAMILGVFSGLVGAGLNHTGVGIGVGTILAIIVVIIFSILEIVAIAKFADTGNMGDAFSFGQIFEDAKRIGILNIILFVIIALIIILILSFILGLLAIIPYIGFIIGMILLGGFIVLFYNKGIGLLYASA is encoded by the coding sequence ATGAGCGTAATAGAAGTTATTTCAGATGCTATTGCATATCCGTTTTCGGATATTAAAAAATATTTAATAGTAGGAGTATTAACATTACTTGCAGGATTCTATAGTGTTCTTGGCTCCTTTGGAATTGATAATAGTATATTAATGTTACTTGCAATTCTTGTATCTATCGTTTTTGCATTAATCCTTTCAGGATACGGTCTTCAAGTTATTAAGAAAGGTATTCAACATTCAAATGAAATACCTGATATTGATCCTGTTACAAATTTAGTTGACGGAATCAAAGTATTAATCATTGGAATTGTCTACTACATTATTCCTGTCATCATTGCTATGATTTTAGGTGTATTCTCTGGATTAGTGGGTGCTGGTCTTAATCATACAGGTGTCGGAATAGGTGTAGGTACAATATTAGCAATAATAGTAGTCATCATATTTTCAATATTAGAAATTGTTGCAATTGCTAAATTCGCTGATACTGGTAATATGGGTGACGCTTTCAGCTTTGGCCAAATATTTGAAGATGCTAAAAGAATCGGAATTTTAAATATCATCCTATTCGTAATCATTGCATTAATCATTATTTTAATTTTGTCCTTTATTTTAGGTTTACTTGCAATTATTCCATATATCGGATTTATTATTGGAATGATTTTATTAGGCGGATTTATTGTATTGTTCTATAATAAAGGAATAGGTTTATTATATGCATCTGCATAG
- the rbr gene encoding rubrerythrin produces MADLKGTKTEENLKAALAGESQARVKYEFYASQAKKDGYVEIKDIFQESSDNEKEHAKIWFKLLNGGKVPDTESNLADAAAGEHEEWTSMYKEFAETAREEGFDDIADLFDAAGATEKAHEDRYNALSDKIKAGKVFKKDEEIAWKCNNCGYIHYGTDAPEVCPLCDHPQAHFRKQDTSYI; encoded by the coding sequence ATGGCAGATTTAAAAGGAACTAAAACCGAAGAAAATTTGAAAGCGGCTCTCGCTGGAGAATCCCAAGCACGTGTAAAATATGAATTTTACGCATCTCAAGCTAAAAAAGATGGTTATGTGGAAATCAAAGACATTTTCCAAGAATCATCTGACAATGAAAAAGAACATGCAAAAATCTGGTTCAAACTCTTGAATGGCGGCAAAGTACCTGATACTGAAAGCAACCTTGCTGATGCAGCTGCCGGTGAACATGAAGAATGGACTTCAATGTACAAAGAATTCGCGGAAACCGCACGTGAAGAAGGATTCGATGACATCGCAGACTTGTTCGATGCAGCAGGAGCTACCGAAAAAGCACACGAAGACAGATACAACGCTTTATCAGATAAGATCAAAGCAGGTAAAGTATTCAAGAAAGATGAAGAAATTGCATGGAAATGTAATAACTGTGGATACATCCATTATGGAACCGATGCTCCAGAAGTATGTCCGTTATGCGATCACCCACAAGCTCACTTCAGAAAACAAGATACTAGCTATATCTAG
- a CDS encoding DUF4013 domain-containing protein has translation MEILDIIKEAFIFPSKNLDKLAIYIVLLFVMGLLVGGGFFTIFAAINDSSLYFIITAILFIIAIIIALIITGYQIGIIKSGIDFDEKAPSFDWKNDLITGIKMIIVSIVYMIIPAIIVGIIALITNVPGNIMNFIQEATVTSANATAIANSSAPALSSISSATQSALITSFTITAIIGIIVFIIFAFLQTMGEARLANTGSLGEAINIPEAARDISRIGVGKVIGVILFSIIVVAVIETILGAIYGKIPELSILSIVVTPYFAFFTQRVTGLLYSDIA, from the coding sequence ATGGAAATATTGGATATTATTAAAGAAGCATTCATTTTCCCATCAAAAAATTTAGATAAACTCGCGATTTACATCGTATTGTTGTTTGTCATGGGATTGTTAGTTGGAGGAGGATTTTTCACCATATTCGCTGCAATTAATGATTCTAGTTTATATTTCATTATTACTGCAATTCTTTTTATAATTGCAATTATAATTGCATTGATAATAACAGGTTATCAGATAGGCATTATTAAATCAGGTATAGACTTTGATGAAAAAGCCCCTAGCTTTGATTGGAAAAATGATTTGATCACTGGTATTAAAATGATTATCGTGAGCATTGTATACATGATTATTCCAGCTATAATCGTTGGAATCATTGCATTGATTACAAATGTTCCTGGAAATATTATGAACTTTATTCAAGAAGCTACTGTGACTTCTGCAAATGCAACAGCAATTGCAAATTCATCTGCTCCGGCACTATCTTCCATTTCTAGTGCTACTCAATCTGCATTAATCACTTCATTTACTATTACTGCAATTATTGGTATTATTGTATTTATCATATTCGCATTCCTCCAGACCATGGGCGAAGCAAGACTGGCAAATACAGGCAGTTTAGGCGAAGCGATAAATATTCCTGAAGCTGCAAGGGACATCTCAAGAATAGGTGTCGGCAAAGTGATTGGTGTAATTCTTTTTTCAATAATTGTCGTGGCTGTAATTGAAACTATTTTAGGAGCAATATACGGTAAAATTCCGGAATTGTCAATTCTTTCCATTGTAGTGACTCCATACTTTGCATTCTTTACCCAAAGAGTTACCGGGTTACTATATTCTGATATAGCTTAA
- the mch gene encoding methenyltetrahydromethanopterin cyclohydrolase, with protein sequence MVSVNIEAKKTVDVMIEKADELNIAVATLENGATVLDCGVNVDGSFKAGELYTKVCLGGLADVGISIPGDLSEKFALPSVKIKTDAPSISTLGSQKAGWSVSVGDFFALGSGPARAIALKPAETYEEIGYEDKEADLAILTLEADVLPGEDVAQYIADECNVDVKNVYLLVAPTSSLVGSIQISGRVVENGTYKMLEFIKFDVTKVKHAAGIAPIAPVDPDGLKAMGKTNDAVLFGGRTYYYVESEEGDDIADVAAQLPSSAADGYGKPFFDVFKEAGFDFYQIDKGMFAPAEVVINDLTTGKIYKEGFVNADLLKKSFGVDE encoded by the coding sequence ATGGTAAGTGTAAACATTGAAGCAAAAAAAACCGTAGATGTAATGATTGAAAAAGCAGATGAATTGAACATCGCTGTTGCAACTTTAGAAAATGGTGCTACTGTTTTAGATTGTGGTGTAAACGTAGATGGAAGTTTTAAAGCAGGAGAACTTTATACTAAAGTCTGTCTTGGTGGACTTGCAGATGTTGGAATTTCAATTCCTGGAGATTTATCTGAAAAATTCGCACTTCCTTCAGTAAAGATTAAAACAGACGCCCCTTCCATTTCAACCTTAGGTTCTCAAAAAGCAGGTTGGTCTGTATCTGTAGGAGATTTCTTTGCATTAGGTTCCGGTCCTGCAAGAGCAATCGCATTAAAACCTGCTGAAACTTATGAAGAAATTGGATACGAAGACAAAGAAGCAGATTTAGCAATTTTAACTTTAGAAGCTGATGTATTGCCTGGTGAGGACGTTGCTCAATATATTGCTGATGAATGTAATGTTGATGTTAAAAATGTATACTTACTTGTAGCTCCTACTTCCTCTCTTGTCGGATCCATTCAAATTTCCGGAAGAGTTGTTGAAAACGGAACATACAAAATGTTAGAATTCATCAAGTTTGATGTTACCAAAGTAAAACATGCTGCAGGTATTGCACCAATCGCACCGGTCGACCCAGATGGATTAAAAGCAATGGGTAAAACCAACGATGCAGTATTGTTCGGTGGAAGAACTTACTACTATGTTGAATCTGAAGAAGGAGATGACATTGCTGATGTAGCAGCTCAATTACCATCCTCTGCTGCTGACGGATATGGAAAACCATTCTTCGATGTATTTAAAGAAGCAGGATTTGATTTCTACCAAATCGATAAGGGAATGTTTGCTCCTGCAGAAGTAGTAATCAATGATTTAACCACCGGTAAAATTTATAAAGAAGGATTTGTAAACGCAGATTTACTCAAAAAATCCTTTGGTGTAGATGAATAA
- the rbr gene encoding rubrerythrin, whose protein sequence is MSDLKGTKTEANLQAAFAGESQAHTKYQYFAAKAKEEGYVQIHDIFMETSKNEREHAKIWFKILHDDDIPDTVANLNAAADGENEEWTSMYKEFAETAKEEGFPMIAFLFEKVGAIEKEHEERYRTLLANVENDAVFNKEADIEWKCENCGFVFSGPNAPEKCPVCGLPKAHFEERATNFK, encoded by the coding sequence ATGTCTGATTTAAAAGGTACAAAAACTGAAGCAAACTTACAAGCAGCTTTTGCTGGTGAGTCCCAAGCACATACCAAATACCAATATTTTGCTGCTAAAGCAAAAGAAGAAGGCTACGTTCAAATCCATGATATTTTCATGGAAACTTCCAAAAACGAAAGAGAACACGCTAAAATTTGGTTTAAAATTTTACACGATGATGATATTCCTGACACAGTAGCTAACCTCAACGCAGCTGCTGACGGTGAAAACGAAGAATGGACTTCAATGTACAAAGAATTCGCTGAAACCGCTAAAGAAGAAGGTTTCCCAATGATTGCATTCTTATTTGAAAAAGTAGGAGCAATCGAAAAAGAACACGAAGAAAGATACAGAACATTACTCGCTAATGTTGAAAACGATGCAGTATTTAACAAAGAAGCAGACATTGAATGGAAATGTGAAAACTGTGGATTTGTATTCTCAGGCCCTAACGCACCTGAAAAATGTCCTGTATGCGGACTTCCAAAAGCACACTTTGAAGAAAGAGCTACCAACTTTAAATAA
- the bsh gene encoding choloylglycine hydrolase — protein MCTASNYITENHYFGRNFDYEISYNERVTITPRNYEFKFRKIDDIKSHFAIIGIAAGVDGYPLYYDACNEKGLAIAGLNFAGNAVYNEFKEGMVNITPFELIPYILGCAASVSEARKLFEKINLVNINFADELPLSPLHWMLSDNSGESIVVEPLSDGLKIYDNPVGVLTNNPPFDKQLFYLNNYRSLSTKNPENTFSSDIDLDEYSRGMGAIGLPGDLSSSSRFAKVAFTRANSYSDMDEVSSVGQFFHILGSVEQQNGCTFIDDPNLFEYTIYSSCYNTNDGVLYYRTYKNSQITAVKLGSEDLDSKDLINYTLINEEQINFIN, from the coding sequence ATGTGTACAGCAAGTAATTATATAACCGAAAACCATTATTTCGGCAGAAATTTTGATTATGAAATTTCATATAACGAGAGGGTTACAATAACTCCCAGAAACTATGAATTCAAATTTAGGAAAATAGATGATATCAAATCCCATTTTGCAATAATAGGTATTGCTGCAGGTGTTGACGGATATCCATTATATTATGATGCATGCAATGAAAAAGGATTAGCTATTGCCGGGCTGAACTTTGCAGGTAATGCAGTATATAATGAATTTAAAGAAGGCATGGTCAATATAACTCCTTTTGAATTAATTCCATATATACTCGGTTGTGCCGCAAGTGTCAGTGAAGCCCGTAAATTGTTTGAGAAAATCAATCTGGTAAATATCAATTTTGCAGATGAGCTCCCGCTTTCCCCGCTCCATTGGATGCTTTCCGATAATAGCGGCGAATCAATTGTTGTTGAACCGTTGAGTGATGGGTTGAAAATTTATGATAATCCTGTTGGAGTTTTGACAAACAATCCTCCATTTGATAAGCAATTGTTCTATCTAAATAATTATAGAAGTCTGTCTACAAAAAATCCTGAAAATACCTTTTCAAGTGATATTGATTTGGATGAATACTCAAGGGGAATGGGTGCAATAGGACTTCCTGGTGATTTGTCTTCATCTTCAAGATTTGCAAAAGTTGCATTTACACGTGCAAATTCATACTCTGATATGGATGAAGTCAGTAGCGTTGGACAGTTTTTCCATATTTTGGGATCTGTCGAACAGCAGAACGGATGCACTTTTATTGATGATCCGAATTTGTTTGAATATACAATATACTCTTCATGCTACAATACAAATGATGGAGTGCTGTATTATAGGACATATAAAAATTCCCAAATCACAGCCGTCAAATTGGGCAGTGAAGATTTGGATTCTAAAGATTTGATCAATTATACCCTAATTAATGAAGAGCAGATTAACTTCATTAATTAA
- a CDS encoding nicotinate phosphoribosyltransferase: MIENNICLLTDSYKVTHHYFYPKGTEKIYSYLESRVGAEFNKTIFYGLQYIIKKYLEGPVLSQEKIDEADELISAHIGEGIFNRKGWQYILDEHDGYLPIEIKAVAEGTPVGVGNVLMTVENTDKKSFWLVNYLESLLLQVWYPSTVATLSAEVRKLANFYLEVTGSAKDNLDFMLHDFGYRGATSTESSMLSGSAHLLSFSGTDTIPALTIPENYYNDSNLYGFSVQATEHSVMTSLGPEGEIDQILNVIDKAKNGILSMVIDSYNYRNFLTEAGSPDSRLNRAINDFLAIEGNKVVFRPDSGEPVSTTIDCLNILEKGFGSYLTDKGYKVFDSNIGLLWGDGLNYQKIRDILFAMKSNGWAAQNIIFGMGGGLHTAVNRDTQRNAFKCSAQLRDGEWFDIFKNPLDSSKKSKTGRFKLVCENNSFRTVPIDSEGDDLLRTVFKNGELVVEDKFSDVKSRAQNYSNFL; encoded by the coding sequence ATGATTGAAAATAATATTTGTCTTTTAACAGATAGTTATAAGGTAACCCATCACTATTTCTACCCTAAAGGAACCGAAAAAATCTATTCGTACCTTGAAAGTAGAGTGGGTGCTGAGTTCAACAAGACTATTTTTTATGGACTTCAGTATATAATAAAGAAATATTTGGAAGGTCCGGTCTTAAGCCAGGAAAAGATAGATGAAGCGGATGAACTAATATCTGCCCATATCGGCGAAGGCATTTTCAACAGAAAAGGCTGGCAATACATTTTAGACGAGCATGACGGTTATCTGCCGATTGAAATAAAGGCGGTTGCTGAAGGAACACCGGTTGGAGTGGGCAATGTATTGATGACAGTTGAAAACACTGATAAAAAGTCATTCTGGCTTGTGAATTATTTGGAATCTCTTTTACTTCAAGTATGGTATCCATCAACCGTTGCAACATTGTCAGCAGAGGTCAGAAAGCTTGCAAACTTCTATCTTGAAGTCACAGGTTCTGCCAAGGATAACCTTGACTTTATGCTTCATGATTTCGGATATCGTGGAGCCACATCAACAGAATCATCAATGCTTTCAGGATCCGCTCATCTTTTAAGCTTTTCAGGAACTGACACAATTCCTGCACTGACAATACCAGAAAACTACTACAATGACTCAAACCTCTATGGATTTTCCGTTCAGGCTACAGAACATAGCGTAATGACTTCATTAGGTCCTGAAGGTGAAATAGACCAAATTCTGAATGTCATTGACAAGGCCAAAAATGGAATATTGTCAATGGTTATCGATTCATACAACTACAGGAACTTCCTTACTGAAGCGGGAAGCCCGGACAGCAGACTGAACAGGGCAATCAATGATTTTTTAGCAATTGAAGGAAACAAGGTCGTGTTCAGACCGGACAGCGGAGAGCCTGTTTCTACAACAATAGACTGTTTGAACATATTGGAAAAAGGTTTCGGCTCTTACTTGACCGATAAGGGCTATAAGGTATTCGATTCAAATATCGGGCTTTTGTGGGGTGACGGTTTGAACTATCAGAAAATACGTGACATACTCTTTGCAATGAAGTCCAACGGCTGGGCGGCTCAAAACATTATCTTCGGTATGGGCGGTGGCCTGCACACTGCAGTCAATCGTGATACCCAGAGAAATGCATTCAAGTGTTCCGCCCAATTGCGTGACGGCGAATGGTTTGACATATTCAAAAACCCGCTTGATTCAAGTAAAAAATCCAAAACAGGAAGATTCAAACTGGTCTGTGAAAACAATTCATTCAGGACAGTTCCGATTGACAGCGAAGGTGATGATTTGCTTCGCACAGTTTTCAAAAACGGTGAATTGGTGGTTGAAGATAAGTTTTCTGATGTAAAGTCAAGAGCACAAAATTATTCAAATTTTTTATGA
- a CDS encoding C1 family peptidase, translating to MKKKFIIILFIALMFAIPATFAADNQTMLELNDNDGNLSASYYFNPNAENDNGDGSINNPYKYLTWDRIRDNSILHLKNGEYDLGNRYSNIYNVTFLGQNCDRTIIKNARFTVQSSIVIKDLTLTSSVISNNGDINARNVIFKDSYSTSGGGAISSTNSNSLVKVYNCTFLNNSAKYGGAIYMSKGTLSVSNSIFRDNHAQLFGGAIACENNVDGAIFQSNFLNDYSVSDAGGAIYVSDSLKFIANRVTLTNCSATFGGGIISLSTNLTLKNSTAKNNRAKYDGGAVYLMYRYFTLRDSNFNNNTANNGGALYVDGADIFNIYYNKFINNKAQNTAGAVYCLLSDIFYDSIYDSRLGNSFSNNKAKYQNNAYQTDDVDLSIGSGDYTLLIKKSPSTEYIPIKYDLRDLNQVTSVKNQEKGSNCWAFAAIGSLESCILKAMSKNYDFSENNMINLMSKFSDYGWNMATNDGGYDDMGIGYLTSWLGPVLESQDEYSPINTISPVYNSLNHIQNVLFLKRSDYTDNNDIKLAIRNCGGVATSIYWSGSFIQNQKNYYYDGGNTPNHAVVIVGWDDTYSKSNFKSTPPGDGAWIIKNSWGTSSGENGYYYVSYYDTKLAQVNKSDVTYTFILNDTIKYDKNYQYDIPGRTDFFINSSNVVWYKNRFTATDNEYLTAVSTYFQKATDWIVYIYVNGQKVLTQSGKSPSSYSTIELNKFIQINKGDVFEVVFKITVDNEAGVPISEEVSLNKQLYKEGISYISYDGKTWKDLYDLTWSYSTHTYASQVACIKAFTILNKIVPKITLSVNEGDTPWLISANVKDSYGNPVKTGKVTFTVEDETVTCNVVDGYCELAHIFTTVGEKAITAKFSQSGYTSPTSKIKVNVTQIKDEMFLNIKTNVLDARINVILTRNVDGTAYFIINKHNYQCDVVDGRGVLEMNNCYYGKYNVMAYMNPSEFKCSNVTDSFTIDYLQTYIKASNMKKYYGSSNSYSITLVDKAKKPISNKNVDFTVNGITKRVKTNANGVATVSLANLNLGSYKIDISCPGGGKYLESEASKTINVLSTISPYADQYTYNANYFVYFLNSNGAKLLNKQVTITVSGQIYTYTTDSSVGRASHSIKLDSGTYLFMVTNTVTGEVLEHNVKIVPRISENADLEMYFGSGDSYTVRVMDNLGNTVSNAKVEFHVNGQTYYRYSDSYGYASLKISLNPGKYEISAVYKGFTVSNMVTVNHIIETSDLNVVKGTNATFSIKLVNAKIRGDVLRNKDVTIKFNGNTYVVKTNSNGIATFIVVADDSLIRGYHDIITSFAKDSVTNKIRVI from the coding sequence TTGAAGAAAAAATTCATAATTATATTGTTTATAGCGCTTATGTTTGCCATTCCGGCAACGTTTGCAGCCGACAACCAGACAATGCTTGAGCTAAATGATAATGATGGTAACCTATCAGCTTCATACTATTTTAATCCGAATGCTGAAAACGACAATGGAGACGGGTCAATTAATAATCCATATAAGTACCTGACATGGGATAGAATCCGTGACAATTCCATTCTTCATCTGAAAAACGGTGAATATGATTTGGGAAATAGGTATTCAAACATCTATAATGTAACATTCCTCGGTCAAAACTGCGATAGGACAATTATTAAAAATGCAAGATTCACTGTTCAAAGCTCAATTGTTATTAAGGATTTGACATTGACATCCTCAGTCATCTCCAACAATGGAGATATAAATGCAAGAAATGTGATCTTTAAGGATTCATATTCCACTTCAGGCGGAGGAGCCATAAGCTCTACAAATTCGAATTCGCTTGTAAAAGTGTATAACTGCACCTTCCTGAATAACAGCGCCAAATATGGCGGTGCGATATATATGAGCAAGGGTACTCTATCTGTTTCCAATTCCATTTTCAGGGATAATCATGCGCAGCTGTTCGGCGGAGCCATTGCATGTGAAAACAATGTGGATGGAGCCATTTTCCAGTCAAACTTCTTGAATGACTATTCCGTAAGTGATGCTGGCGGTGCAATTTACGTGAGCGACTCCTTGAAGTTCATTGCAAACAGGGTAACTCTGACAAACTGCAGCGCTACCTTTGGAGGGGGAATAATTTCCCTTAGCACAAATCTTACATTGAAAAACAGCACTGCTAAAAACAACAGGGCAAAATATGACGGAGGGGCAGTCTATCTGATGTATCGCTATTTCACTCTTAGAGATTCCAATTTCAACAATAACACAGCAAACAACGGTGGAGCGCTATATGTTGACGGCGCCGACATATTCAATATCTATTATAATAAATTCATAAATAACAAGGCCCAAAACACTGCCGGTGCGGTTTACTGTCTTTTAAGCGACATATTCTATGATTCAATTTATGATTCTCGACTTGGAAACTCATTTTCAAACAATAAGGCGAAATATCAAAACAATGCATATCAGACCGATGATGTTGATTTAAGTATTGGCAGTGGGGATTATACTCTTCTTATCAAAAAATCACCTTCAACTGAGTATATTCCTATAAAATATGATTTAAGAGATTTAAATCAGGTTACAAGCGTTAAAAATCAGGAAAAAGGTTCAAACTGTTGGGCATTTGCGGCCATCGGTTCATTGGAATCCTGCATCCTCAAGGCTATGAGCAAAAATTATGACTTTTCCGAAAACAACATGATAAATCTAATGTCAAAATTCTCCGACTATGGATGGAACATGGCTACTAATGACGGTGGATATGATGATATGGGCATAGGATATCTGACCAGCTGGCTGGGTCCTGTTCTTGAAAGCCAGGATGAATATTCTCCGATAAACACAATTTCTCCTGTTTATAATAGTCTAAATCATATTCAAAATGTATTATTCCTAAAACGCAGCGATTATACTGATAACAATGATATCAAGTTGGCAATCAGGAATTGCGGAGGTGTTGCAACAAGCATCTATTGGAGTGGTTCATTCATCCAGAACCAGAAGAATTATTACTATGATGGTGGAAACACTCCAAATCATGCAGTCGTAATTGTCGGATGGGATGACACCTATTCAAAATCAAACTTCAAGTCAACACCCCCTGGTGATGGGGCATGGATTATCAAGAACAGCTGGGGAACTTCAAGCGGTGAAAATGGTTATTATTATGTATCATATTATGACACTAAATTGGCACAAGTCAACAAATCCGATGTCACTTATACGTTTATTTTAAACGATACTATCAAATACGATAAGAATTACCAATATGATATACCAGGCAGGACAGATTTCTTTATAAATTCATCAAATGTAGTATGGTATAAGAACAGGTTTACCGCAACAGACAATGAATACCTTACTGCCGTTTCAACATATTTCCAAAAGGCAACCGACTGGATCGTATACATATATGTCAATGGCCAAAAGGTTCTCACCCAGTCAGGAAAATCCCCTTCAAGCTATTCTACAATAGAACTTAATAAGTTCATCCAGATAAATAAGGGTGATGTTTTTGAAGTCGTATTTAAGATAACCGTTGACAATGAAGCGGGCGTTCCGATTTCAGAAGAAGTTTCACTTAACAAACAGCTCTATAAAGAAGGCATATCCTACATCAGCTATGACGGCAAAACCTGGAAGGACCTATATGATTTGACATGGTCATATTCAACTCACACATATGCATCACAGGTTGCATGCATCAAGGCGTTCACAATCCTCAATAAGATAGTCCCAAAGATTACATTATCCGTAAATGAGGGAGATACACCATGGCTGATATCAGCAAATGTGAAAGATTCTTATGGAAATCCGGTCAAAACAGGAAAAGTCACTTTCACGGTTGAAGATGAGACAGTTACCTGCAATGTAGTCGATGGATACTGTGAACTTGCCCATATATTCACAACCGTAGGCGAAAAGGCGATTACTGCAAAATTCAGCCAGAGCGGCTATACAAGCCCAACTTCAAAAATCAAGGTGAATGTTACTCAAATTAAGGATGAAATGTTTTTGAATATCAAGACTAATGTCTTGGATGCGAGAATAAATGTCATATTAACCAGAAACGTTGATGGAACAGCATATTTCATCATCAATAAACATAACTATCAGTGCGATGTTGTAGACGGCAGGGGAGTTCTGGAGATGAACAACTGCTACTATGGAAAGTACAATGTCATGGCCTATATGAATCCGTCTGAATTCAAATGCAGCAATGTGACAGATTCCTTTACAATAGACTATCTGCAGACTTACATCAAAGCAAGCAACATGAAGAAATATTATGGTAGTTCAAACTCCTATTCAATCACATTGGTCGACAAGGCCAAAAAGCCTATTTCCAATAAGAACGTTGACTTTACAGTAAACGGAATTACAAAAAGGGTCAAGACCAATGCAAATGGTGTTGCGACAGTTTCATTGGCCAATCTGAACCTTGGAAGCTATAAGATTGACATAAGCTGTCCCGGCGGAGGTAAGTACCTGGAATCTGAAGCGTCAAAAACCATCAATGTACTATCAACAATCAGCCCATACGCAGATCAGTATACCTATAACGCCAACTATTTTGTCTATTTCCTGAATTCAAACGGTGCAAAGCTTTTGAATAAGCAGGTTACAATTACAGTTTCCGGCCAGATATATACATACACTACTGACTCATCAGTCGGAAGGGCAAGCCACAGCATCAAACTGGATTCCGGCACTTATCTCTTTATGGTGACAAATACCGTAACCGGAGAAGTCTTGGAACATAACGTCAAAATTGTTCCAAGAATCAGTGAAAATGCCGATTTGGAAATGTATTTCGGATCTGGAGACTCCTATACAGTCAGAGTCATGGACAACCTTGGAAATACTGTTTCAAATGCAAAAGTGGAGTTCCATGTAAACGGCCAGACCTATTACAGGTACAGCGACAGCTACGGATACGCATCCTTGAAAATCAGTTTGAATCCTGGAAAATACGAAATTTCTGCAGTTTATAAAGGCTTTACAGTTTCAAATATGGTTACAGTCAACCATATTATCGAAACCAGCGATTTGAATGTGGTGAAGGGAACCAATGCAACATTTTCCATAAAGCTGGTCAACGCCAAAATCAGGGGTGATGTCTTGAGAAACAAGGATGTCACAATCAAGTTCAACGGCAACACATATGTCGTCAAGACAAACAGTAACGGAATCGCAACATTTATAGTGGTGGCAGATGACAGTTTAATCAGAGGCTATCACGATATAATTACCTCTTTTGCAAAGGATTCTGTTACAAATAAAATCAGGGTAATATAA